The following is a genomic window from Drosophila busckii strain San Diego stock center, stock number 13000-0081.31 chromosome 2L, ASM1175060v1, whole genome shotgun sequence.
tatgtctgactgtctgtctctctgtcgattgtctgttgtctgttttgtttgtctgctggCCACGCATAGCGCAGCgcatgcaacaaagcaaagcattaaCAAAAAAGTATGGCATACTTTCGAGCGCgtgtgcataaatttgaatttgttattgcGCGCTTGCAAATAGGCAacgatttttatataaaagcaacagctttggctaaaacaagtttaaagcgttaatttaaatcacttagctgctttttatttattttttatattcaagcaattcaattgtggcattataataatatatatattcaaaatagtttaaataaatttccatCTCGAGGGATATCTTGCATATTGCCCTAAATTAAGCCAAGCTAAACTTAAGTTTGCAATCTTTCTTGCCACTCAGCGCATAAATCTCTTAAGCGCTCTTAATAAAGCTaagtgcaaaacaaatttcaattgccaaTGCTCTAAAATTGTCTAAACGTGCACACATTCACTTTCATTAGCTGACAAAACTTTTACAATAAACtcccacacacatacgaatacgtatacgtataccCTACGCACTTGCATACGTCACGACGTCgctcttttaaatttaatgacgtaacaacaacaagagcagcagcagcagcaaatgtgaaatgtcaaatcaaaacaaaagcgccgCACACCCACATAGAAgtgcgctctcttgctctcttacGCTcttgcgcgctctcgctctcgctctcttgcgtCGACGCATGCGTTTGGCCTAGTCAAGCTTTGGCAGTTTGGCTGAGTCGACAGTTTCGCGTTGGACTTTAATGCAAACGGTTCGCGCtgcttgtggttgctgctgcgtttagctgttgctgctgttgttgttgttgttgttgtttctgttgacAGCAGACAGACGCGCGTGGCACAAGTGtaaaaatgcttgcaaataaatgtagtttaaatgtagcttaaaataaaacgaaaaacaGTTGatgagtcagtcagtctgaCAGCTGAAACGCTCTCCAAGCAACCCCCAAAATTCAAAAAAGCCCACAATACGCCAGAGCTGTCAAAGCTATAAAACTTGAAGGGGGTTGATTGCCTTACGGATCGATAGCCTGAATGCAACCGTGCAAAAgtgaaaaagcaacaacaaagcaacgcCAAGTGCCCAAGTGTGTGCTATGAAGTGAAGTGAATTTGAATTGGAGCAacaactgaagcagcagctgatacCCGACAGCATGCAACGCCAACTTTGAGCCAAACTACATCGCAAATTAGCAAAAAGTTAGCACAGCAGGTTTAAATAAAGCTAACCAAATGATGCCAACAAGCGACAACAAGCGACGCCCAGCGCTGGCAACATGAAGCGCTCGACGGCAGCGGCGGTCTTCAAATCGCATCACATTGTGCGCAACGCGGATATTGTTGATGTCGCCAGCGATGCGTCGCTCTActgcaacagcggcagcggcagtggcagcagcagtcgcagcagcagcggcagcgaaaCAGAGCACGCCATGGAGACAGTGGCAACGCCTGAATCGGACTCCCAAACTCagtcgcagccacagccaacgCCACGTGCTGCGCCGCGTGCGTTAAATACAAATCCGCCAACGCCAAAGCCGCGTCAGGCTGTCAAGCCAACCAAAGGTAGAAGCGTCAAACGAAAGttgctaacacacacacacacacacacacacacacagacattgcTTTGACCTGGTTTCAATTGCACTTTCAATTGAGTCAGAGCGAGGGGGAGAGCGAGTGGGGCATGTGGCACGctttgcatgttgcaagtaTAAGCTTTAAGAATTTATTGCCAGCAGGCTTTGTTCTGTTTGGCGTTAATTGTGTGGCCAAGTCGACAGGCTTAGCTTAGCCAGGCTAAAATGCATGTGATGGCATCTTAAGTCAAGTTGTAAAGAAAAACTCAAGTGGAGCTAAAGCAATCGATCCAACGTTGCAGGCAAACTTCCTTCCTTCCTTTGTGGCAATTACCATATAATAAGCACAGCTGGCATTTAGTAAATTATGTAGACATAGAAGAGAATTTAATAGAAGCTTTAAATAgcattaagtaaatttttctttaaatataaaagatatATTAGTAATTTATACTCTTAGCAAAAAGAGCAAACCAGAGTAATTATTCAGAAgttgtataataaaataactgcccttctctttttattatgcttagcaatatttactttgagccaactaaaatttattataagtatttcattttttcgtttttagGCAGTGTAAAagcctaaaaatatttaaatatattttaggcaAAGCTGAACTTACAATCAATATGCAACTTTCTACTTCTATGTAATTTATACTaattttgcttacattttttaactttaaataatttactttaagccAAACAAGTTTCTATAATTCCAATACGTGAGCAGCTATTGCTCAGTCTTTCATATTAGaaacgcaaatatttgtttcaatttcttttttctgtTGTAAAAGAGAATGAGCTGCCATTGATAACCTGCTGTCTGCTAAGATAGCCGTCTCCAAGTCGAAGAATTCTTTCGAGTGTAGACTTCCGTCATTAAAAGAAATGTTGAAAGCGCATGAAACTTGCTCTTTCGCTTAATTTCCCAAGCACTTTTACGCGCATTGCGCAACAACTAAacagaaataaacaaaacctcacaagcagcagcattaaatgcGTTGGGCTTAACGGTTCAAACCATAAGCAACGCATAGTGTAAAGCCGTCAAAAGGTCTTATTGTCTAATTGCCAACAAacgttaaacaaaaaaaggggCGACAACCTAAAGCAGTTTACAATCGCGTCCAAGTCTTAGACTAAGTTTGCTGCTTATgggagttgcagttgcttatGTAAGCGAGTGCGCTTGTAATTTCAAACAATGCAAGCAGATTTCTCATGTCTGTCAATCTGTAGCTTTGTGCTTAAAGTATTATGTATGCATTTCTATTATTGCAGTGCTTccaaattcaacaaattcgACGCTGTCACGTTCCAGGCAACGCCTCATCAAAGTGGATTTCTCAAAGTGGCAGGTGAGCTCTCAACTCTGTCACAATTTTCTATTGCCAgccataattaatattattactcTATCAATAGGACGACGATAATTTCTTTGATGAGTCcagcattagcagcagcactgcAGCCTccacagcagcggcagcggcgcatCTGGCCGAGCTGCATCGCTACTCACAGCCCAAGATGCCGCCATATCCCATTGGTGGCTACATCATGGGCAATCAGCCGCGACACTCGGACGCTCATGCGACGCTGCTGAGACCCAGACGCACAAGTAAGTGTTGCTTAGCTTAGTTAGCATAAGCTGCAAAGCTAGTTGTTGTGATATATGAgcattcaatatatatatatatagtccaAAAACGCATCAAGTATGAAGAAACTAGTTTTATGTAGGGAAACCTAAGAATCGAAAGGCAAGAAATTCAATAGGTGTGATGacttttagtttatgttgcaagcagcgcaaacttgattttaatttataacatttaccCAGTTTATATTCtacttaaagctttaagcagtTAGCCTtgattttttaaactattttactTATCAAACTTTAAATGATTCTGTTTTATAtcaaaaacttaaacaattgattctaatttatataacaagcttgatttttaaactattaaacatagctttaaatttttgtacattttaaatgtttactttacttttagctaatttatttcttattacTTTActctttaaaaaattctattaaatgcaagcacttagttaactttaatttaacaagtttatatgcaaacaaaaagaatagaatattatatattttctttaattttaatacgtTTAAAGCAAATCAGTTTAATTTATGATTAtgaaaattaactttttaaaatatatttgctttataaactTTTCTAATAAGTtagttgatttatttgttagctcaACTTTTTCTTCATGCTGTGCGCtatttgctgtaatttttttaaatgtttagctttgctttatatCTGATAcggtttatgtttattaattttaatttacaacttttaatttcttaCTTTTTTTCCCCACAACTCCCAACAAtccaacaaacacacacacaaatataaaattaattttgtcaaaggtatttaaatgttacttGTGGCCTATACTAATATTTGGGATATGTactgctaatttaattttaaacgcaaacaaaatgtgaattatattttgccaaaaacaaaaacgcactAAGAACAAATTGTAAGAAgaagcagccgccgcagcagcagcgcagcaaccgCAGAAGTTGGTGTGGGTCAAGGCAAGCTGACAAAAGCTGATTGGTTAtggaagcacacacacacacacacacacacacacactgacacacagacacaagagCAATCTCGAAATACTTACTTATGTGTAAAGCaatgataaaaacaaataaaagcaatattaTACTTAATTTGATAGATCATGATCGATGCATGACAGTTTATTTGGCTTAAGGCAAACACTAACTTATGggttaacaaatttaatttaattgtaattgttgtaaacgcaaatcaaattttatatataaaatgaaattatgctACGCTTGGTGCagaggagcaacagcagccgcagtcgcagcagcaacagccgcaggaCGATTCAACGAATAACTGCGCTAATGGCTTGGAATGTAAATATGCCTAGCATCAAAAAATAGAaacgcaaattaatttaatgcttattaatGTTATGCTTAATTCgaattgcatttagttttaattacatttgtcGTTGGCATTACTTACAcataatttaatgaattagTGAAACAAACTAGTTGCACGCTTTGTGAATGTTCCTCGCCCATGTCCATGTCTTGTTATCGTTTTACTCATATGACATAaaacgcatacgccatgtgtacACTTTGAATTGACTGCCAAGCTAATAATGCGCATTTGCTCGTTTCTTTCTATGCTTAGCTTATGACCTTGCCACACAAAGTGAAGCGAGACGCGCCTCAACGCGTCGCCACACCATCGTCGGCTGTCAGAGCAATGCGGATGAGCTGCCACCCACGCGTCCCGAGTCGCGTCAAGCGGATGACGTCAAGCCGGTAAGTCCCTTGTGCCTTGTCGCTTGTGCCTTAATGTcaactttaacattttattgcattgcagAGTCCTCTGCCCACTCCTTTGGCTGCCGCTGGCGACGAGCCGACGCCGCATTCAACATCCTCGCTTGGCCCATGGAACAAGTCGTTTATGGACAAACAGACCTGGATGGAGCGTGGTGACGATCGTCTGTCTGTCACCCTGGCAGAGATTATGCACATACGCTCCGTCATGACGAAGGCCGAGCTCGAGGGCTTGCCCATGGATGTGCGCGTCAAGGAGGATGTTGAAAAGCGTCGCGTCTGCTTTCTCTGCCTGCGCACGCGCTTCTCCTTCTTCGGCCCCTACGGCATTCAGTGCAAGCTCTGCCAGCGCACTGTCTGCGCCAAATGCTACACCAAGATGCGCATACCCTCGGAGCACTTTCGCAATGTGCCGCTGGTACTGATCTCACCATCGCTGCTGTCCAGTCCGGCCAGCTCGAGcacgccatcgccatcgcatCATGCTGCCCATCAGGCGCACTCCTCATCGACAGGCAACATCATGGACGATCAGTTCCCCAAGTCGCTGATCGAGCGTCTGCTGCGCTCCGAGTCAGAGCGCAAGGTAAGCAACgcgcttgaaatttaataataaatgccgaaattataaacaattttaatttgcttgcagacTCGCAGCACTGTGGGCAGTGCGCCTTCGTCGCCCAAACACCAAAGATCAAACATGAGCACGCCCGGCATTAGCGTTGGTcctggcgctgctgccgccgccgctgccgctggcgctggccAAGCTGTGGAGGCGCTGCACGATCAGGCCTCCATGTCTGCCTCCTACTCGGCGGCCATGCGTCCCTCAGGCTTGCAGCAATatcagcagaagcagcagcactacAACAACTGCATGTCCCGCAGCATGGAGGGACCACGCAGTCTGCCCGTGCACAGTCCGGCGTATCGACCGCTGTCCAACAGCAGCACGCTGGAGCGCAAGTAATTAAGCCCACCAGCTGCCACCAACTGAGCGCAGCACTTGACTGATTTTCCATTTCTTATTGCAGATCACGTTTCTCGCGCGGCTTTGCGTGGTTCTCCTCGGGCAGTCATCTGGCGcagacgcaacagcagcagcagcaggagaagGAAAACCTGCGTGGCGAGCAGGTCACAGTCTGCAACGATTGTCAGGGCCTGGTTAATGAGATTACCAGCTCGGTGAAGCAGAAACGCAGCTCGGCGCGTAATCGCACGATACAGAATCTCACGCTGGATTTAACGCCTGTCTGGAAATAATTCAACAGACTATTATACCCTATATACaattatacatatgcatattttgaatGGACTGTTGTATACATTAGAATGAGACCTaactatatatagagagagagtgagtgagtgaagAAGCGAGAGCGCGTTGTAAATCGTTAGAAAATGTTAGTCTAATTCTTAAGCCAAACgaaaacagaaacagcaaaaTCGATATAACAAACTCGCTGta
Proteins encoded in this region:
- the LOC108596929 gene encoding protein spire isoform X5 translates to MKRSTAAAVFKSHHIVRNADIVDVASDASLYCNSGSGSGSSSRSSSGSETEHAMETVATPESDSQTQSQPQPTPRAAPRALNTNPPTPKPRQAVKPTKVLPNSTNSTLSRSRQRLIKVDFSKWQDDDNFFDESSISSSTAASTAAAAAHLAELHRYSQPKMPPYPIGGYIMGNQPRHSDAHATLLRPRRTKEQQQPQSQQQQPQDDSTNNCANGLESYDLATQSEARRASTRRHTIVGCQSNADELPPTRPESRQADDVKPSPLPTPLAAAGDEPTPHSTSSLGPWNKSFMDKQTWMERGDDRLSVTLAEIMHIRSVMTKAELEGLPMDVRVKEDVEKRRVCFLCLRTRFSFFGPYGIQCKLCQRTVCAKCYTKMRIPSEHFRNVPLVLISPSLLSSPASSSTPSPSHHAAHQAHSSSTGNIMDDQFPKSLIERLLRSESERKTRSTVGSAPSSPKHQRSNMSTPGISVGPGAAAAAAAAGAGQAVEALHDQASMSASYSAAMRPSGLQQYQQKQQHYNNCMSRSMEGPRSLPVHSPAYRPLSNSSTLERKSRFSRGFAWFSSGSHLAQTQQQQQQEKENLRGEQVTVCNDCQGLVNEITSSVKQKRSSARNRTIQNLTLDLTPVWK